One Ciconia boyciana chromosome 9, ASM3463844v1, whole genome shotgun sequence genomic window carries:
- the C9H5orf47 gene encoding uncharacterized protein C5orf47 homolog: MPAQRKGPLVLCTHSVVAGRPAPPVPISPQRPASVGPHRRPAPPQMEPGRSQGRPRVQLIYVNSFGSHRCGSVIRYSRGCRQAEAGQAGPPLSQPSPTGEAGGLRAAPAPGNRAGPGPPAAGGRAQAVGSCGVAKPVSRHCGDLRQDKADTFDFPFPSRNVDKVIKRKKQKSKVWLKVWKVISKMLEENEKFRSRLLTCSQFNGEGNDMNQSSQNEASYLDREESIFGWV, translated from the exons ATGCCTGCCCAGAGGAAGGGGCCGCTGGTGCTGTGCACCCACAGTGTGGTGGCTGGGAGGCCtgcccccccagtccccatctCTCCTCAGCGCCCTGCCTCGGTGGGGCCTCACCGCCGTCCTGCCCCACCACAGATGGAGCCTGGCCGCAGCCAGGGGAGGCCGCGCGTGCAACTCATTTATGTCAACAGCTTCGGCTCCCACCGCTGCGGCTCCGTCATCCGCTATAGCAGGGGCTGTCGACAGGCTGAGGCGGGCCAGGCTGGGCCCCCGCTTTCCCAGCCGAGCCCCacgggggaggctggggggctgAGGGCTGCCCCGGCACCAGGGAACAGGGCCGGCCCTGGGCCGCCCGCCGCTGGTGGCAGGGCGCAGGCGGTGGGAAGCTGTGGCGTGGCGAAGCCTGTCAGCCGCCATTGCG GTGACCTTCGACAGGATAAGGCTGACACCTTTgactttcccttcccttcaagAAATGTTGATAAAGTAATTAAACGAAAGAAGCAAAAG TCCAAAGTCTGGCTTAAGGTCtggaaagtaatttcaaaaatgcttgaagaaaatgaaaagttcagAAGTCGACTCTTGACTTGCAGTCAGTTTAATGGAGAAG GCAATGATATGAACCAAAGTTCACAGAATGAGGCATCCTACCTGGACAGG gaGGAGTCCATCTTTGGCTGGGTAtag